One window of the Actinomycetota bacterium genome contains the following:
- the hemW gene encoding radical SAM family heme chaperone HemW — protein sequence MSLFDPVAMVTGPVMPAHIYVHVPFCRAKCSYCDFASIADADALTIDSVRKGIESEVTRWASAALPGVVETVYIGGGTPTILSQRLVELARHILEMFPHTPDVEVTIEANPDSLSRPLLEELAQAGVTRISLGVQSFDATELGLLGRSHSPECVVELAKVICELGLDLSLDLICAIPGQSKESWLSTLNRAASTRAGHISVYPLSIEPGTPLEVACSVGLVEPPNQDIAAEHMILAEEELSKHGLYRYEVANYSIPGKESRHNMAYWSARSYLGIGPAAHSMLDAPTAASVGLVDGADADAARVRFGQPSNVNQWLIGTPATIELLNAKEAHREDIMLGMRLTRGVPVAFFDEKELRLVLDGLLRDGLVECVSQQVRATRTGWLLGNEIYSRIWVD from the coding sequence GTGAGTTTGTTCGACCCTGTCGCAATGGTGACCGGTCCTGTTATGCCCGCGCACATCTACGTGCACGTTCCGTTTTGCCGCGCGAAATGTTCTTACTGCGACTTCGCGTCGATCGCAGATGCAGATGCGCTCACGATCGATTCCGTTCGCAAGGGGATCGAAAGCGAGGTCACCCGGTGGGCTTCAGCGGCACTGCCGGGGGTCGTCGAGACCGTGTATATCGGCGGTGGCACTCCTACCATCCTCTCCCAGCGTCTGGTCGAGCTCGCCCGGCACATCCTTGAGATGTTTCCCCACACACCCGATGTGGAAGTCACCATAGAGGCCAATCCCGATTCGCTGAGCCGCCCATTGCTAGAAGAGCTCGCCCAGGCCGGTGTCACGCGAATCAGTCTCGGTGTGCAATCATTCGACGCTACCGAGTTGGGTTTGCTCGGAAGAAGTCATTCGCCGGAGTGCGTGGTGGAGTTGGCGAAGGTGATATGCGAGCTTGGCCTGGATCTTTCGCTCGATCTGATCTGCGCGATTCCTGGGCAGTCGAAGGAGAGTTGGCTATCCACATTGAATAGGGCTGCCAGCACTCGAGCTGGCCATATCTCGGTCTATCCGTTGTCGATCGAGCCGGGAACGCCGCTTGAGGTGGCGTGTTCTGTGGGACTCGTCGAGCCGCCCAATCAGGATATCGCCGCCGAACACATGATACTTGCCGAAGAGGAGCTTTCGAAGCATGGGCTTTATCGCTATGAGGTCGCAAACTACTCAATCCCCGGAAAGGAGTCCAGGCACAATATGGCGTATTGGAGCGCCAGGTCGTACCTGGGCATCGGCCCGGCGGCTCATAGCATGCTCGATGCGCCGACCGCAGCCTCAGTCGGGCTGGTAGACGGTGCTGACGCAGATGCGGCGAGAGTTCGTTTCGGGCAGCCAAGTAATGTCAACCAGTGGCTTATCGGTACGCCGGCAACGATCGAGTTGCTCAATGCTAAAGAGGCCCATCGCGAAGATATCATGTTAGGGATGAGGTTGACCCGGGGGGTACCTGTGGCGTTCTTCGATGAGAAGGAGCTACGGCTGGTGCTCGACGGCCTGCTAAGGGACGGCCTTGTCGAGTGCGTGAGCCAGCAGGTTCGCGCTACCCGTACCGGGTGGTTGCTCGGTAATGAGATTTATTCGAGGATATGGGTGGATTAA
- the hrcA gene encoding heat-inducible transcription repressor HrcA: MLPVRRYQILKALVQEYIATGQPVGSKHLVDRYGLTCSSATVRNELAALEESGHVYQPHVSSGRIPTDFGYREFVDCILEEDFPISHYTPYNELCDRYLPHMTEVDNLVMRTSALLSNLTHYVAIVLAPMINFAQVCKIDLLQMGPRRALVVLITNSGQVVSCHLDVREDVSADHIGEVKRFLNEALVNKRAYEVRALCGELKLGLPPFSLAVQVLDELVACLDEADRDRVHHMGVGELAALPDFAETAQLRPLLNLLEDGLAMLDTLSEVAEARRMVVRIGSENTRQELGGMSLVMMNYASSCSDGVVGVIGPTRMDYQRSIAAVRLAAQGLSEMT; encoded by the coding sequence ATGTTACCGGTTCGAAGATATCAAATACTAAAAGCCTTGGTGCAGGAGTACATAGCCACCGGTCAACCTGTGGGATCTAAGCATCTAGTGGATCGCTACGGTCTGACCTGCAGCTCCGCAACGGTAAGAAACGAGCTCGCGGCGCTGGAGGAAAGTGGGCATGTATACCAGCCACATGTGAGCAGCGGGAGGATTCCTACTGACTTCGGGTACAGGGAGTTCGTCGACTGTATTCTCGAGGAAGACTTTCCGATATCGCACTACACCCCCTATAACGAGCTTTGCGATCGCTATCTACCGCACATGACGGAGGTCGATAACCTCGTTATGCGCACCTCGGCCTTGCTCTCCAACCTTACTCACTATGTGGCCATTGTGCTTGCCCCGATGATCAACTTTGCCCAGGTATGCAAGATCGATCTGCTGCAGATGGGCCCGCGCCGCGCGTTGGTGGTCCTGATTACGAACTCGGGACAGGTGGTCAGTTGTCATCTGGATGTGCGCGAAGATGTCTCAGCCGATCATATCGGCGAGGTGAAACGGTTTTTGAACGAGGCGCTTGTCAACAAGCGCGCCTATGAGGTGCGAGCGCTTTGCGGGGAGCTGAAACTCGGATTGCCGCCCTTCTCACTCGCGGTTCAGGTTCTCGATGAGCTGGTGGCTTGCCTGGACGAGGCGGATCGCGACCGGGTACATCACATGGGCGTTGGAGAGCTCGCGGCGCTCCCGGATTTTGCCGAGACTGCCCAGCTGCGTCCGCTGCTGAACTTGCTTGAAGACGGGTTAGCCATGCTCGATACGCTTTCCGAGGTGGCTGAAGCCAGGCGCATGGTTGTTCGCATCGGAAGCGAAAACACGCGCCAGGAGCTTGGCGGAATGAGCCTGGTCATGATGAACTATGCGTCTTCTTGTTCAGATGGTGTTGTTGGTGTCATTGGGCCGACGAGAATGGACTATCAGCGCTCGATAGCAGCTGTAAGACTCGCGGCACAAGGGCTTTCGGAGATGACGTGA